The Pseudomonas kermanshahensis genome includes a window with the following:
- a CDS encoding branched-chain amino acid ABC transporter substrate-binding protein has protein sequence MSQTFYKKGFLALAVATALGISSYVQADIKIGVAGPMTGANAAFGEQYMKGAQAAADKINAEGGVNGEKIVLVKGDDACEPKQAVAVANRLVDQDKVAGVVGHFCSSNTIPASEVYDEAGVIAITPGSTNPQVTERGLSAMFRMCGRDDQQGIVAGDYIVDVLKGKKVAVLHDKDTYGQGLADATKAQLEKRGVKPVLYEGLTRGEKDFSAVVTKIRSTGADVVYFGGLHPEAGPLVRQLREQGLKDVKFMSDDGIVTDELVSTAGGAQYVDGVYMTFGADPRLLPDSKAVVEEFRKNGTEPEGYTLYAYASLQALAAAFNGAKSNKGEDAAKWLKANPVKTVMGEKKWDSKGDLTVSDYVVYQWDKDGKYHQLEKQK, from the coding sequence ATGTCGCAGACGTTTTACAAGAAAGGTTTCCTGGCTCTGGCCGTCGCTACGGCACTGGGTATTTCTTCGTATGTTCAGGCCGACATCAAGATCGGCGTCGCAGGCCCGATGACCGGTGCCAACGCAGCGTTTGGCGAGCAGTACATGAAAGGTGCCCAGGCGGCAGCCGACAAGATCAACGCCGAAGGTGGGGTCAACGGCGAGAAGATCGTCCTGGTGAAGGGCGATGATGCCTGCGAACCGAAACAAGCCGTGGCCGTGGCCAACCGCCTGGTCGACCAGGACAAAGTGGCAGGGGTGGTCGGCCACTTCTGCTCCTCCAACACCATCCCTGCTTCCGAGGTGTACGACGAAGCCGGTGTGATCGCCATCACCCCAGGCTCGACCAACCCGCAGGTGACCGAGCGCGGCCTTTCCGCCATGTTCCGCATGTGTGGCCGCGACGACCAGCAGGGCATCGTTGCCGGTGACTACATCGTCGATGTGCTCAAAGGCAAGAAGGTGGCCGTGCTGCACGACAAGGACACCTACGGCCAAGGCCTGGCCGATGCCACCAAGGCGCAGCTCGAGAAGCGTGGCGTGAAGCCTGTGCTGTACGAAGGCCTGACCCGCGGCGAGAAAGACTTCAGCGCCGTGGTCACCAAGATCCGCTCCACCGGCGCCGACGTGGTCTATTTCGGTGGCCTGCACCCAGAGGCCGGCCCACTGGTACGCCAGCTGCGTGAGCAAGGCCTGAAGGACGTCAAGTTCATGTCCGATGACGGCATCGTCACCGACGAACTGGTGTCCACGGCGGGTGGCGCACAGTACGTCGATGGCGTGTACATGACCTTCGGCGCCGACCCGCGCCTGCTGCCGGACAGCAAGGCCGTGGTGGAAGAGTTCCGCAAGAACGGTACTGAGCCTGAAGGCTACACCCTGTACGCCTATGCCTCGTTGCAGGCGCTTGCCGCCGCGTTCAACGGTGCCAAGTCGAACAAAGGCGAAGACGCCGCCAAATGGCTCAAGGCCAACCCGGTCAAGACCGTCATGGGCGAGAAGAAGTGGGACAGCAAGGGCGACCTGACCGTCTCCGACTACGTGGTCTACCAGTGGGACAAAGACGGTAAATACCACCAGCTGGAAAAACAAAAATAA
- the pncB gene encoding nicotinate phosphoribosyltransferase, whose protein sequence is MSESAFAERIVHNLLDTDFYKLTMMQGVLHNYPDADVEWEFRCRNGEDLRPYLGEIRNQLELLSDLTLDEGQLGFLERISFLKPDFLRFLRLFRFNLRYARIGIENDQLFLRLRGPWLHVILFEVPLLAIISEVRNRHLHPHMRLAEARDQLYRKFDWLRAHASDDELADLQVADFGTRRRFSSRVQEEVVRVLRDDFPARFVGTSNVDLAWKLDIKPLGTMAHEWIMAHQQLGPRLIDSQSAALDCWVREYRDLLGIALTDCITMDAFLGDFDLYFAKLFDGLRHDSGEPVAWAEKAIVHYQKLGIDPMTKTLVFSDGLNLTRSLEIFRALRGRINVSFGIGTNLTCDIPGVAPMNIVLKMTDCNGSPVAKISDEAAKTQCRDENFVAYMRHVFKIPSKE, encoded by the coding sequence ATGAGCGAGAGCGCATTCGCCGAGCGCATCGTGCACAACCTGCTCGACACCGACTTCTACAAACTCACCATGATGCAGGGTGTGCTGCACAACTACCCGGACGCCGACGTGGAATGGGAGTTTCGCTGCCGCAACGGCGAAGACCTGCGCCCTTACCTCGGCGAGATCCGCAACCAGCTCGAACTGCTCAGCGACCTGACTCTGGATGAAGGCCAACTGGGCTTTCTGGAACGTATCAGCTTTCTCAAGCCAGACTTCCTGCGGTTTCTGCGCCTGTTCCGCTTCAACCTGCGTTACGCGCGCATCGGCATCGAAAACGATCAACTGTTCCTACGCCTGCGTGGCCCCTGGCTGCACGTGATCCTGTTTGAAGTGCCCTTGTTGGCCATCATCAGCGAAGTGCGCAACCGCCACCTGCACCCGCACATGCGCCTGGCCGAAGCCCGCGACCAGCTGTACCGCAAGTTCGACTGGCTGCGCGCGCATGCCAGTGACGACGAGCTGGCCGACCTGCAAGTGGCCGATTTCGGCACCCGCCGGCGGTTTTCCAGCCGTGTTCAGGAAGAGGTGGTACGGGTGCTGCGTGATGACTTCCCGGCCCGTTTCGTGGGCACCAGCAACGTCGACCTGGCATGGAAACTGGATATCAAGCCGCTGGGCACCATGGCCCACGAATGGATCATGGCTCACCAACAGCTCGGCCCGCGCTTGATCGACAGCCAGAGCGCCGCACTGGACTGCTGGGTACGCGAGTACCGCGACCTGCTGGGCATCGCCCTGACCGACTGCATCACCATGGACGCCTTCCTCGGCGATTTCGATTTGTACTTTGCCAAGCTGTTCGACGGCCTGCGCCACGATTCGGGCGAGCCAGTGGCCTGGGCGGAAAAAGCCATCGTTCATTACCAGAAGCTGGGTATCGACCCGATGACCAAGACCCTGGTGTTTTCCGACGGCCTCAACCTGACCCGTTCGCTGGAAATCTTCCGCGCCCTGCGCGGCCGCATCAACGTCAGTTTCGGCATCGGCACCAACCTGACCTGCGACATACCGGGTGTGGCGCCGATGAACATCGTGCTTAAAATGACCGACTGCAATGGCTCGCCGGTGGCGAAAATCTCTGACGAGGCGGCCAAGACCCAGTGCCGCGACGAGAACTTCGTTGCCTACATGCGCCACGTTTTCAAAATCCCCAGCAAGGAGTAA